A region of Lacinutrix sp. Hel_I_90 DNA encodes the following proteins:
- a CDS encoding PAS domain-containing protein, with product MKDTSLRAPLKSWDFYALYLQRQAEEFTRNTEIEILKEFKEKFNWSFDVEKALKETTFEAIVLTNIDQEIQWVNKGFIQMTGYPANFSKGKQPKFLQGENSSKAALKAIRDNIKKELHFKERVINYRKNGEEYVCDIEIFPLKNKAGKVSHLLALENEVYN from the coding sequence ATGAAAGACACTTCACTTAGAGCACCACTTAAGAGCTGGGATTTTTATGCGCTATACCTTCAAAGGCAAGCAGAAGAATTTACTAGAAATACTGAAATTGAAATACTCAAAGAGTTTAAAGAAAAGTTTAATTGGTCTTTTGATGTTGAAAAAGCGCTGAAGGAAACGACTTTTGAAGCTATTGTATTAACAAATATAGATCAAGAGATTCAGTGGGTGAATAAAGGATTTATACAAATGACAGGTTATCCTGCCAATTTTTCAAAAGGCAAGCAGCCCAAGTTTTTACAAGGAGAGAATTCTTCAAAAGCCGCTTTAAAAGCAATAAGAGACAATATAAAAAAGGAACTTCATTTTAAAGAGCGTGTAATAAATTACAGAAAGAACGGAGAAGAGTATGTTTGTGATATCGAAATTTTCCCTTTAAAAAATAAAGCGGGCAAAGTCTCTCATTTGTTAGCTTTAGAAAATGAAGTCTACAATTAA